In one Neobacillus sp. CF12 genomic region, the following are encoded:
- a CDS encoding 3-oxoacyl-ACP synthase yields MQIGIVSTGLYLPEEYLTGREIAEKAGIPTNVVEEKMGIKKKYVPGPDDHTCEMGIIAAKQAIERAGINPLEIDVVIYIGEEHKEYPLWTAGIKLQEEVGALNAWAFDVALRCGTTVMALKVAKSLMMADPTTNTVLLAGGYRNVDFIDYKNPRTRFMFNLGAGGGAILLKKGHNENILLETELVTDGSFSEDVVVVSGGTKSPITKEAIEQRTNKLDVLDPEGMKQRLEQKSMVNFIKVIRESMRKSGYKDEDISYLAMLHMKKSAHEYVLKELGLSGEQSIYLEDYGHIGQIDQILSLELALKEGKVKEGDLVVFVSAGIGYAWGATTIKWGKVT; encoded by the coding sequence TTGCAAATTGGTATTGTTTCAACAGGTCTTTACCTCCCTGAGGAATATTTAACGGGTAGAGAAATAGCTGAAAAAGCAGGTATACCAACAAATGTTGTCGAAGAGAAAATGGGGATTAAGAAAAAATATGTTCCTGGACCCGATGACCATACGTGTGAAATGGGAATTATCGCTGCCAAACAAGCGATTGAAAGAGCAGGTATTAATCCATTAGAGATTGATGTCGTGATTTATATTGGTGAAGAACATAAGGAATATCCACTGTGGACAGCTGGTATCAAACTGCAAGAAGAAGTTGGAGCCTTAAATGCTTGGGCCTTTGATGTTGCCCTAAGATGTGGAACCACGGTTATGGCACTTAAAGTAGCAAAAAGTCTAATGATGGCTGATCCTACTACCAACACTGTCCTGCTTGCAGGAGGTTATCGAAATGTGGATTTCATTGATTACAAGAACCCGCGGACACGCTTCATGTTTAATCTAGGTGCAGGTGGAGGAGCGATTCTGCTAAAAAAGGGTCATAACGAGAACATCCTGCTCGAAACGGAGTTAGTAACGGATGGGTCTTTCTCAGAGGATGTTGTGGTGGTTTCTGGCGGTACCAAAAGTCCAATCACGAAAGAGGCAATTGAGCAGCGTACAAATAAACTTGATGTTTTGGATCCAGAGGGTATGAAACAGCGGTTGGAACAAAAATCAATGGTCAATTTTATAAAAGTGATAAGGGAATCTATGAGGAAAAGTGGTTATAAGGATGAAGATATTTCTTATTTAGCTATGCTCCACATGAAAAAGTCTGCACATGAATATGTATTAAAAGAATTGGGCTTGTCTGGGGAACAGTCAATCTATTTAGAGGACTACGGTCATATTGGTCAAATTGATCAAATCCTATCTCTCGAGCTTGCCCTTAAAGAAGGGAAAGTAAAAGAGGGTGACCTTGTTGTTTTTGTGAGTGCTGGGATTGGCTATGCCTGGGGGGCAACGACAATAAAATGGGGGAAGGTGACTTAG
- a CDS encoding long-chain fatty acid--CoA ligase has translation MRWELDWLENRARLSPNKRAIIDEDTNKSWTYEGLNNRSSSVASWLKSQGIKKGDRVALLSPNDISYFDLLFACGKIGAIFVPLNWRLSLHELIEILKDCTPILLGVHQKFKNRFTSLQAVVPSSIIVGGHMYEEMMTLLDGSKQMESISESDPLAMIYTGGTTGKPKGVVLSHQSIQWNAINTILSWNLSDEDVTINYMPMFHTGGLNALSLPILMIGGTVVIGDQYSGEKVVNSIKQYNCTIILLVPTMYHLLIQSDEFQKSAFPSMKIFLSGAAPCPLQVYEAFQKKGLAFKEGYGLTEAGPNNFYIQPGDAQIKRGSVGKPMLFNAVKLEKEDGQEAQVNEVGEILIKGKHSFSHYWNNELATIETKKGGWVHTGDLARKDEEGFHYIVGRKKDMIITGGENVYPLEIEHWLAAHPFVDEVAVIGLPDQKWGELVAAFIVTKNSYRIDEEELKFYCEQKLGRYKIPKKFIQIEELPKTHVGKIDKKKLKELSIQT, from the coding sequence GTGAGGTGGGAACTCGATTGGCTTGAAAATAGAGCAAGGTTATCGCCAAATAAGAGGGCAATAATTGATGAAGATACAAATAAATCATGGACCTATGAAGGTTTAAATAACCGTTCATCCTCAGTGGCCAGCTGGTTAAAAAGTCAGGGTATTAAAAAAGGTGATCGAGTTGCACTATTGTCGCCCAATGATATCAGTTATTTTGACTTATTGTTTGCCTGCGGAAAAATTGGTGCCATATTTGTCCCGTTAAATTGGCGTCTGTCTTTACATGAATTAATTGAAATTTTGAAGGATTGTACACCAATATTGCTAGGAGTTCATCAGAAATTTAAAAATAGGTTTACATCCTTACAAGCTGTAGTACCTAGTTCCATTATAGTTGGTGGACATATGTATGAAGAGATGATGACTCTTTTAGATGGCAGTAAACAAATGGAATCAATTTCTGAATCTGATCCATTAGCCATGATTTATACGGGAGGAACTACTGGGAAGCCAAAAGGTGTTGTCTTAAGTCACCAGTCTATTCAATGGAACGCCATTAACACTATTCTTAGTTGGAATTTATCAGATGAGGATGTAACGATAAACTATATGCCGATGTTCCACACGGGCGGACTAAATGCATTATCGCTTCCAATCCTAATGATTGGCGGAACAGTGGTCATTGGTGATCAGTATTCAGGAGAAAAAGTGGTGAATTCAATCAAACAATACAACTGTACGATTATTCTTCTTGTACCAACGATGTACCATTTGCTTATTCAAAGTGATGAGTTCCAGAAAAGCGCTTTTCCTTCCATGAAAATCTTCCTGTCAGGTGCAGCACCTTGTCCGCTGCAAGTATATGAGGCTTTTCAGAAAAAGGGATTAGCCTTTAAGGAAGGATATGGATTAACGGAAGCCGGACCAAATAATTTCTACATTCAACCTGGGGATGCACAGATAAAACGAGGGTCAGTAGGAAAACCAATGTTATTTAATGCTGTAAAGTTGGAAAAAGAAGATGGTCAAGAGGCCCAAGTGAATGAAGTTGGTGAAATTTTAATAAAAGGAAAACACTCTTTTTCGCATTATTGGAATAACGAACTGGCGACGATTGAAACGAAAAAGGGAGGCTGGGTTCATACAGGAGACCTGGCCAGAAAGGATGAAGAAGGGTTCCATTATATAGTCGGAAGAAAGAAGGATATGATTATCACTGGCGGTGAAAATGTCTACCCACTCGAGATTGAACATTGGCTGGCAGCACATCCTTTCGTTGACGAAGTAGCCGTTATCGGACTGCCAGATCAAAAATGGGGAGAACTTGTTGCTGCGTTTATCGTTACTAAAAATTCTTATAGGATTGATGAAGAAGAACTTAAATTCTATTGTGAACAGAAACTTGGAAGATACAAAATTCCAAAGAAATTCATACAAATCGAAGAACTTCCGAAAACACATGTTGGAAAAATTGATAAAAAGAAGTTAAAGGAATTAAGTATCCAAACATAA
- a CDS encoding branched-chain amino acid ABC transporter permease, producing MKWIVNNRLNAIYIIIAAFLFLLPFVYESRNMLILLTQIFVFAILAMSYDLLLGFTGIVSFGHAMFFGIGAYSIGIFMKRFEPTMLHFTYAVLATIFITAIVSFIVGLLTLRLKSHFYAMLTMALAGLFLVLAEKWRTLTFGNDGFTFRVPELFIDRTNFYIICLAVMIGTFMILRRFTNSPLGRVLQAIRENEQRTESLGYQVLHYKIAASVVSGVLAGIAGIFYAMSLRYVNTSVFAMDMTLDALLMTIIGGVGTLVGAIIGAGLIEFAHDGLTELAKEHWIFERWIIFFGIIYILVVIFFPLGIVGTLRKFPWKRKKQHSAKKKENLAG from the coding sequence ATGAAGTGGATTGTAAATAATAGATTGAATGCTATTTATATTATCATTGCGGCATTTTTGTTCCTCTTGCCCTTTGTCTATGAGTCAAGAAATATGTTAATCCTCTTAACCCAAATTTTTGTGTTTGCCATCCTAGCGATGAGCTACGATTTATTATTAGGCTTTACTGGAATCGTTTCCTTTGGGCATGCGATGTTTTTTGGAATTGGAGCCTACTCGATTGGGATATTTATGAAGCGTTTTGAGCCAACAATGCTTCATTTTACTTATGCGGTACTGGCAACGATTTTCATCACAGCCATCGTAAGTTTTATTGTTGGTTTGCTGACACTTAGGTTGAAAAGTCATTTTTACGCGATGTTAACCATGGCATTGGCAGGATTATTTTTAGTATTAGCGGAAAAATGGAGGACCTTAACGTTTGGGAATGATGGTTTTACCTTCCGAGTTCCAGAATTGTTTATCGATCGGACTAATTTTTACATTATTTGTTTAGCTGTAATGATCGGAACTTTTATGATTTTACGACGTTTTACGAACTCTCCACTTGGAAGAGTTCTGCAGGCGATTCGAGAAAATGAACAACGGACAGAATCTTTAGGTTATCAAGTACTACATTATAAGATTGCCGCAAGTGTCGTTTCTGGTGTGTTAGCTGGAATTGCCGGGATCTTTTATGCGATGTCACTTCGATATGTGAATACCAGTGTATTCGCGATGGATATGACCTTAGATGCTTTATTAATGACAATCATCGGTGGAGTTGGTACCTTAGTTGGAGCCATTATTGGGGCGGGATTAATTGAATTTGCCCATGACGGGTTAACAGAATTGGCAAAGGAACATTGGATTTTTGAACGATGGATTATTTTCTTTGGCATTATATATATTTTGGTTGTCATTTTCTTCCCGTTAGGTATTGTGGGGACACTTAGGAAATTTCCTTGGAAACGAAAAAAACAGCATTCTGCAAAGAAAAAAGAAAATTTAGCAGGATAG
- a CDS encoding branched-chain amino acid ABC transporter permease, translated as MELLFNLTLNGLATGMLIFLLAAGLTLIFGLMDVLNFAHGGLFAWGAYSGIWIYTTTGSFFIGIIGAILTGFILGIITEKWIIKPVYGNHVQQILITLGLMLVLSEMLKVIWGPNQITATPPDFLKGSWEIGNMIIIKYRVFIIAVGLFVFAGVQFLLKNTKIGLVVRAGVMNKEMVQALGINIKKVFMLVFMIGSGMAALGGVLFGPYSGVIHAGMGMEFAILAFIVVVIGGMGNFTGSVMAAILVGLSGSFMAYYVPELSLAVNMLLMAIVLIVKPQGLFGGKG; from the coding sequence ATGGAGCTTTTATTCAATCTTACATTAAATGGGTTGGCAACAGGCATGCTAATCTTCTTATTAGCTGCAGGGTTAACGTTAATTTTTGGGTTAATGGATGTACTCAACTTTGCACATGGCGGATTGTTTGCTTGGGGTGCCTATAGCGGCATATGGATTTATACTACTACTGGCAGCTTTTTTATTGGGATTATTGGCGCCATCCTTACTGGTTTTATACTGGGGATCATCACAGAAAAATGGATCATCAAACCGGTTTATGGCAACCATGTTCAACAAATATTAATTACTCTTGGATTGATGTTGGTTTTATCCGAAATGTTAAAAGTGATTTGGGGACCCAATCAAATCACTGCTACCCCTCCAGATTTTCTTAAAGGAAGCTGGGAAATTGGCAACATGATCATCATAAAGTATCGAGTATTTATTATCGCTGTAGGTTTGTTCGTATTTGCTGGAGTTCAATTCTTGCTTAAAAATACTAAAATAGGTCTTGTTGTTCGGGCTGGTGTTATGAATAAGGAAATGGTTCAGGCATTGGGGATAAATATTAAGAAGGTATTTATGTTAGTCTTTATGATTGGCTCTGGTATGGCTGCACTGGGAGGAGTACTTTTCGGACCATACTCTGGAGTCATTCATGCAGGAATGGGAATGGAATTTGCTATCTTAGCGTTTATTGTTGTTGTTATCGGCGGAATGGGTAATTTTACTGGTTCAGTTATGGCGGCAATCTTAGTTGGATTATCTGGTTCATTTATGGCCTATTATGTACCTGAATTATCATTAGCTGTAAATATGCTATTAATGGCAATTGTGTTAATCGTTAAGCCACAAGGACTATTTGGCGGGAAGGGGTGA
- a CDS encoding spore coat protein, which yields MQINGRLHLLVKNSSKFWVNISAKAGVRNYAVAITETGTPELKAALREQLNTAIATHEKITNYMISRGFYHPHNLSEQLQFDLTVSDTALKLAEK from the coding sequence ATGCAAATCAATGGCCGCCTCCATTTGCTTGTGAAAAATTCTTCTAAGTTCTGGGTTAACATTTCTGCTAAAGCAGGGGTAAGAAATTATGCAGTCGCCATTACCGAGACTGGGACCCCAGAATTAAAAGCTGCCCTTAGAGAACAATTAAATACGGCTATTGCCACACACGAAAAAATAACTAATTATATGATTTCAAGAGGCTTCTATCATCCACATAATTTAAGTGAACAGTTGCAGTTTGACTTGACTGTATCAGATACCGCTTTAAAACTTGCTGAAAAATAA
- a CDS encoding ABC transporter ATP-binding protein, protein MTTIIETDNLSITFGGHTAVDSVSISVPEKHFKSIIGPNGAGKTTFFNLLSGQLNPTNGKIYFRGKDITKLSSTKRTREGIGRSFQITNVFPNLTVLENVRLAVQSRAGVRYQMLFHYKKYRKFEEKALEWLKLVLLDDKVDSLASNLAHGEKRKLEMAMLLALETEVLLLDEPTAGMSLEDVPAILEVIKKIKDQGNRTIILIEHKMDMILDLSDSVMVLFNGRLLADGTPEEIMKNETVQSAYLGGISL, encoded by the coding sequence GTGACAACCATAATCGAAACAGACAATTTATCGATAACCTTTGGCGGACATACCGCAGTTGATTCTGTCAGCATTTCTGTCCCAGAAAAACACTTCAAATCCATTATTGGTCCAAACGGAGCAGGTAAAACGACATTCTTTAACCTTTTAAGTGGTCAATTAAATCCTACAAATGGAAAAATTTATTTTCGGGGAAAGGATATCACAAAACTTTCTTCGACGAAGCGAACTAGAGAAGGTATCGGACGTTCTTTTCAAATTACAAATGTTTTCCCAAATTTAACTGTCCTCGAAAATGTAAGACTAGCAGTTCAGTCAAGGGCAGGTGTTCGCTATCAGATGTTATTTCATTATAAGAAATATCGAAAATTTGAAGAAAAGGCACTAGAATGGCTAAAACTCGTATTGCTAGACGATAAAGTAGACTCATTGGCTAGCAATTTGGCACATGGTGAAAAGAGAAAGCTTGAAATGGCTATGCTTCTTGCTCTTGAAACAGAGGTTCTTTTATTAGATGAACCGACTGCAGGCATGTCTTTAGAGGATGTTCCAGCCATTTTAGAAGTAATCAAAAAAATTAAAGATCAAGGCAACCGGACAATCATCTTAATTGAGCACAAAATGGATATGATCCTAGACTTATCAGATTCTGTAATGGTGCTATTTAATGGCAGATTACTTGCGGACGGAACCCCTGAGGAAATTATGAAAAATGAAACCGTTCAGTCTGCCTATTTGGGAGGTATCAGCTTGTGA
- a CDS encoding ABC transporter ATP-binding protein: MNELLKLNHVETYIGQYHILQGVSLEVKKGEVTVLLGRNGAGKTTTLRTIMGLNPSSKGSIIYKEEQIQALPTYTIAQKGIGYVPEDQGIFAGLTVEENMKVAIQKDNEETNKRLDYILNLFPDLKKFWKKPGGLLSGGQKQMLSIARAYVNENELLLIDEPSKGLAPIVVEKVMESILQMKDQTTIVLVEQNFMMASTIGDCFYIIDDGRTVSNGSMKQLKEDEEMKRKYLGIA, translated from the coding sequence GTGAACGAACTGCTGAAGCTTAATCATGTCGAGACATATATTGGACAATATCATATCCTACAGGGTGTATCGCTTGAAGTGAAAAAGGGTGAAGTAACGGTGCTGCTCGGTAGAAATGGAGCTGGTAAAACAACTACGTTAAGGACCATCATGGGGCTAAATCCTTCATCCAAAGGAAGTATTATCTATAAAGAAGAACAGATACAGGCGCTGCCAACCTATACGATTGCTCAAAAGGGAATCGGATATGTTCCAGAGGACCAAGGGATTTTTGCGGGATTGACAGTCGAGGAGAATATGAAAGTAGCCATTCAAAAAGACAATGAAGAAACAAATAAGCGCCTTGATTATATCTTAAATTTATTTCCTGACTTAAAAAAGTTTTGGAAAAAACCAGGCGGGTTACTAAGCGGCGGACAAAAACAAATGCTTTCTATCGCCAGAGCATATGTGAATGAAAACGAATTATTATTAATCGATGAACCTAGTAAAGGTTTGGCACCTATTGTCGTCGAGAAGGTGATGGAATCCATCCTTCAAATGAAGGACCAAACCACCATCGTTTTGGTAGAGCAGAATTTCATGATGGCGAGCACTATAGGGGATTGCTTTTACATTATCGACGATGGAAGAACGGTAAGCAATGGAAGTATGAAACAGTTAAAAGAGGATGAGGAAATGAAACGAAAGTATTTGGGAATTGCCTAG
- a CDS encoding substrate-binding domain-containing protein, whose product MFVMIFATACSSDKTEGDTKGNGEKAEDKEPIKIGVLASTTGALESYGKQTLRGFELGLEYATEGTMEVAGRKIEFVVEDTETKPEVAVQKATKLLEEDKVDFLVGSSSSADTLAVLPLAEEYQKIMIVEPAAADSITGSEFNKYIFRSARNSSQDAVAGAAAIAGDGVKIATLAPDYSFGRDGVAAFKEAAEKLGADIVLEEYADPAATDFTSNIQKIIDAKPDYLFVVWAGANSPWSQIADMKVQDKGIKISTGAPDIAALATMEPLIGMEGFTVYYHDLPSNEINDWLVAEHKKRFNGEVPDLFTPGGMSAAISIVEALKKTEGDADADKLIETMEGMSFETPKGKMTYRPEDHQALQAIYAIKLEKKDGVPYPVPVLIRELTPEETAPPVRN is encoded by the coding sequence ATGTTTGTGATGATTTTTGCTACAGCTTGCAGCTCTGACAAAACGGAGGGAGATACAAAGGGCAATGGAGAAAAGGCAGAGGATAAGGAACCAATTAAAATTGGTGTTCTTGCCTCCACAACAGGTGCTCTAGAGTCCTATGGAAAACAAACATTAAGAGGATTTGAACTAGGTCTAGAATATGCAACAGAAGGAACAATGGAGGTTGCTGGCAGAAAAATTGAGTTTGTGGTCGAAGATACAGAAACAAAGCCAGAGGTTGCAGTTCAAAAAGCTACCAAGCTATTAGAAGAAGATAAAGTGGACTTCTTAGTTGGATCATCCAGTTCCGCTGATACATTAGCTGTATTACCGCTTGCTGAAGAATACCAAAAGATCATGATTGTTGAACCTGCAGCAGCTGATAGTATTACAGGTTCTGAGTTTAATAAGTATATTTTCCGTTCTGCCCGAAATTCTTCACAGGATGCTGTTGCAGGTGCAGCCGCTATCGCTGGTGATGGCGTGAAGATTGCTACTCTTGCTCCAGATTATTCATTTGGACGTGACGGAGTGGCTGCCTTTAAAGAAGCAGCTGAAAAGCTTGGTGCAGATATTGTGCTAGAAGAATATGCTGACCCAGCAGCAACTGACTTTACATCTAACATTCAAAAAATTATTGATGCAAAACCTGATTATTTATTTGTTGTTTGGGCGGGTGCAAACTCTCCTTGGAGTCAGATTGCTGATATGAAGGTTCAGGACAAGGGAATCAAAATCTCCACAGGTGCACCTGATATTGCTGCCTTAGCTACAATGGAACCACTTATTGGCATGGAAGGCTTTACTGTTTATTATCATGACCTGCCAAGTAATGAAATCAATGATTGGCTCGTTGCTGAACATAAGAAGCGATTTAACGGAGAAGTTCCTGATTTATTTACACCAGGTGGTATGAGTGCTGCCATTTCAATTGTTGAAGCATTGAAGAAAACTGAAGGGGATGCAGATGCGGATAAACTGATTGAAACGATGGAAGGCATGAGCTTTGAAACACCAAAAGGAAAAATGACCTATCGACCAGAAGATCATCAAGCTCTCCAAGCCATATATGCCATAAAGCTAGAGAAGAAAGATGGCGTTCCATACCCAGTCCCAGTACTAATTAGAGAACTAACACCAGAAGAAACAGCCCCTCCAGTACGTAACTAA
- a CDS encoding alpha/beta hydrolase has protein sequence MKEVQLTNGETIAYREREGGEKKILLIHGNMTSSKHWDLVLDNMAEEFKLYALDLRGFGNSSYNQLITSIKDFSDDVKLFVDEIGLKDFAIVGWSTGGAVAMQFAADYPVYCNKLILLASESTRGYPFDGKLNENDEPRRFSRYEDIKHDLIRTIPVQAAYDTNNVELLKLIWNAVIYTKNQPVPDIYDEYVQDMRTQRNLAEVHHSNNTFNISHHHNGLVEGNGLVNQINVPVLVLRGDRDFVITAEMTKELVEDLGAKAKFVELKDCGHSPLVDDLPQLLKEMTDFLHAEGYK, from the coding sequence ATGAAAGAGGTTCAGTTAACAAATGGGGAAACAATTGCCTATCGCGAGCGCGAAGGCGGAGAAAAAAAGATTCTATTAATCCATGGAAATATGACTTCTTCCAAGCATTGGGATCTTGTTCTAGATAATATGGCAGAAGAGTTTAAATTATATGCCTTAGATTTACGGGGATTTGGAAACTCTAGTTATAATCAGCTTATTACATCAATCAAGGATTTTTCGGATGATGTAAAGCTCTTTGTCGATGAAATTGGCCTGAAGGATTTTGCGATTGTGGGTTGGTCAACTGGAGGGGCTGTTGCGATGCAGTTTGCAGCCGATTACCCTGTCTATTGTAACAAACTTATTCTATTGGCCTCAGAATCTACTAGAGGTTATCCGTTTGATGGGAAGCTTAATGAAAACGATGAACCTCGAAGATTTTCACGCTATGAAGATATTAAACATGACCTAATCCGAACCATCCCTGTCCAAGCAGCCTACGATACCAATAATGTGGAATTATTGAAATTGATTTGGAATGCTGTCATCTATACAAAAAATCAACCTGTTCCTGACATTTACGATGAATATGTGCAGGATATGAGAACTCAGCGGAATTTAGCTGAAGTACATCATTCAAACAATACCTTTAATATCAGCCATCACCATAATGGACTCGTTGAAGGTAATGGACTGGTGAATCAAATCAATGTACCTGTTCTTGTATTAAGAGGCGACCGTGATTTTGTTATTACAGCTGAAATGACAAAAGAATTGGTGGAGGATTTAGGAGCAAAAGCCAAATTTGTAGAGTTAAAGGATTGTGGTCATTCACCACTTGTAGATGATTTACCACAATTACTAAAAGAGATGACGGACTTTTTACATGCTGAGGGGTACAAATGA
- the fabG gene encoding 3-oxoacyl-ACP reductase FabG has product MRLKNKVALITGAANGIGLTAAEVFAKEGAKVAMADFDAEQGEKRAQELREKGYEVSFFQVNVAQRSSVDEMVEKVREVYGTIGVLINNAGITRDGMLSKLTVEDFQAVLDVNLTGVFHCTQAVLPSMIENGKGKIINTSSVSGVYGNVGQTNYSATKAGVVGMTKTWAKELGRKGINVNAVAPGFIETGMTAKVPEKILDQMKQMVPLARLGKPEDIANAYLFLASDESNYVNGTVLHVDGGIMM; this is encoded by the coding sequence ATGAGATTAAAAAATAAAGTAGCTCTTATTACGGGAGCAGCAAATGGAATTGGTTTAACAGCTGCTGAAGTTTTTGCAAAAGAGGGTGCAAAGGTGGCCATGGCTGACTTTGATGCAGAACAAGGTGAAAAGAGAGCACAAGAATTACGGGAAAAAGGGTATGAAGTGTCATTCTTTCAAGTGAATGTGGCACAGCGTTCAAGTGTGGATGAAATGGTGGAGAAAGTTCGTGAAGTCTACGGAACCATCGGTGTCCTAATAAATAATGCAGGAATTACAAGAGACGGTATGTTATCTAAATTAACCGTCGAGGATTTCCAAGCTGTGTTGGATGTCAATCTTACAGGAGTATTTCATTGTACGCAGGCGGTTTTGCCGTCGATGATTGAAAACGGAAAAGGAAAAATTATTAATACTTCTTCCGTTTCAGGTGTGTATGGAAATGTCGGACAAACGAATTATTCTGCAACAAAGGCTGGTGTGGTCGGGATGACAAAAACATGGGCCAAAGAACTTGGGCGCAAAGGGATTAATGTAAACGCTGTTGCTCCTGGTTTTATCGAAACAGGTATGACTGCAAAGGTTCCTGAAAAAATATTAGACCAAATGAAACAGATGGTTCCGCTGGCACGGCTTGGGAAGCCAGAAGACATCGCCAACGCCTACTTGTTTTTAGCTTCTGATGAATCAAACTATGTAAATGGAACCGTCCTTCATGTAGATGGCGGGATAATGATGTGA